ATACGGTCCGTTTCTTCCTTGGTCAACGGAGCTTTTTCGACCGTTGTGCCCTCGTTCCGGCCCTCGGGGTACATTCCTACGTCGCCCAGGAAACGCTTGCCCAGCAGGTTAAACGCTAATTGGCCCAGTAACATACCGACGCCTGCCGCCAGGAAGCCGTAGCGGAAGCCGTAGCTGGCTACTTGCTCAGCCCCATTTACCAACGTTTTGGTGGCAAACAGATCTTCGGCAAAATAGCCACATACGAGAGGTGCCAGGAAAGCACCTGTATTGATACCCATGTAGAAGATGGTAAAAGCCGCATCCCGGCGCGGGTCACCTTGCTCATAGAGCTTACCAACGATGGTCGAAATATTCGGCTTGAAAAAGCCGTTACCCAATATTAGCAGCAACAGGCCCAGCAATGTAGGCCAAGGCAAACCGAAAAGCGCGCCTTCAGTTGACAGGGTGGGCTGCATAAACAGAAAGAACTGCCCCAGGGCCATGGTCAGACCACCAATCAGAATGGCCCGCCGCTGACCAATGTATTTATCGGCTAGCCAGCCCCCGATGATGGGCGTCAGGTAAACGAAGCCGGTGAAGTAGCCATAAATCAGGGAAGCACTGGCCGCATCGATACCCAGACCGCCTTCAATGGCCGTCTTGGAGAGGTAAAGCATAAGCAGGCCCCGCATACCATAGTAGCTGAACCGTTCCCACATTTCGGTGAAGAACAATAGATAGAGCCCCGGAGGATGCCCTTGTTGCGTACTAGGCTGCTCCCGCACAGCGGAGGTCGTTTGCATGGAAAGAAAATGAAAGGGTGGAAAGAGAAAAGCTGCCTGCGGCAAACCTGGGGCAGGTTTGTAAAGCTACAAAAGTTTCCTAACCCTGGACAGTTCCACATGTCTAGCCAAGATTTCAAGGAAAAACGAAACCTAATTAGCGAATTTTCGCTAATATCCTGCATAAACTAACAGGCGTAAGCCTTGGTATCAGTTTTTTGTCTACTTTTGTCCTGCAATTCCCCCATCTCCCACCCACTTTTCCCCGTTCCCGGCCCCATGATGGACACTGCCGCTACTACCTCTCTCCGCAATCGTTTGCAGCCGCTCGGATTCTCCCAAACCGGTGAAGTGCACCTTAACCTAACGCCGGCAGAGCTTGTTGAGCATGCTCTGCGCCGCGGTGAAGGCACCCTCACCGACACGGGCGCCCTGATGGCCGACACCGGCAAGTTCACCGGCCGCTCACCCAAGGACCGCTTCGTCGTGAAAGACGCCAACACGGCTGACTCCGTATGGTGGGGCGACATCAACATTGCCTTCGACGCCGACAAGTTTGACCAGCTCCACACCAAAATGGTGAACTATCTGGCCGACAAGGAGCTGTACGTGCGGGAAGCCTACGCCGGCGCCAATCCCGATTACCAACTTAAGCTTCGCGTGGTGAATGAGCTGGCGTGGCATAACCTGTTTTGCTACAACATGTTCCTGCGTCCCGAAGAAGGCGCCGACACTTCGTGGCTGCCGGACTTCACTATCATCTGCGCCCCCGGCTTCGAAGCCGATCCGGCTGTAGATGGTACGCGCCAAGCCAACTTCGCCATCCTGAACTTCACCAAGAAGATGATTCTGATTGGGGGTACGGGCTACGCTGGCGAGATGAAGAAGGGCATTTTCGGGGTTCTGAACTACCTGTTGCCCCACGAGCACAACACGCTGAGCATGCACTGCTCGGCCAACGTAGGCGAGGATGGCGACACAGCCGTATTCTTCGGCCTGTCGGGTACGGGCAAAACGACCCTCTCGGCTGACCCCAACCGCGGCCTCATCGGCGACGACGAGCACGGCTGGACGCCCGACGCGGGCATCTTCAACTTCGAAGGCGGCTGCTACGCCAAGGTTATCGACCTGAGCCGCGAAAAGGAGCCCCAGATCTGGGATGCTATCAAGTTCGGCTCCATCGTGGAGAATACCCGCTTTATTCCCGGTACCCACACGGTAGACTACGCCAATAAGTCGGTGACGGAGAATACGCGCACGGCTTACCCCATCAACTACATCGACAACGCCATTGAGCCATCGGTAGCGGATGCGCCCAAGAACATTTTCTTCCTTACGGCCGATGCATTTGGCGTGCTGCCTCCCATCAGCAAGCTGGATAAGAGCCACGCCATGTACCACTTCATGAGCGGCTACACGGCTAAGGTAGCAGGTACCGAAATGGGCATTACTGAGCCCCAGACTACCTTCTCGGCTTGCTTTGGCGCCGTGTTCCTGCCCCTGCACCCCACTAAGTACGCCGAGATGCTGGGCCAGAAAATGGACGAGAACCCCGACGTGAATGTGTGGCTGATCAACACGGGCTGGACCGGGGGCTCCTACGGCGTGGGCTCACGCATGAAGCTGGGCTACACCCGGGCCATGATTACGGCTGCCCTGAACGGCGAGCTAAACGACGTGACCTTCACTAAGCACCCCATCTTCGGCGTGGAAGTTCCCGCCGCCGTACCGGGCGTGCCTACCGATATTCTGGACCCGCGCAACACCTGGGCCGACAAGGAAGCCTACGACAAAACTGCTGCTTCCCTGGCCGACAAGTTTGTCAATAACTTCCAGAAGTACGCCGACTTTGCCAACGAGGAAATCCTGGCCGGCGCACCGAAAGTAGCCGAGGTAACGGCTTAATCGAGTCGCAGTCGTATTCCTAAATAAGAAAAAGCCCTGCTGGCAGCTGCCAGCAGGGCTTTTTCTGTAGAGTCGGTACGGCAAAGCGGACAATTATTCCACCCACTGGGCGCTGTGCGACTCTTGCAGGTTCGCCGCGTCGGTAGCGCTGCCGGTGCCGGTGCGGGATTTGCGCACCAGGGCGGCTACACCCAATCCTACGGCCCCAGCTACAGCGGCCGTTACCAGCGGGTGCAGGGTGGCAGTGGTGTAGTAGCTGCTTTCGCGGGTATGACCGGGGTAGTTGCCGCGCTCTTCCAGGCGGCCAGCGGCGTGGTCGAGGCCGTTCTGGTTGCGGGGGCGCGGGGCGTAATCGGCTTTTTCCTGCTTGGCAAACACGTTTTCCATGAATTTGTCGAGCAAACGCGGAGCGAGCGTGGCCATGCTGGTAATCATTTTGCCGCCGCCCCCGACGGTGATTTCGCGCTCGGGCACTTCGCAGCAGTGCAGAATGGCGCGGGCTACGGTTTCGGGTGCGTAGGCGGGTGGAGCGTGCTGAGCCTCGCGCTCCATGTAGTTTTTGGCGTGCAGCGGATAAGGCGTATCAATAGCGGCGGGCTTGATCAGGGTTACTACCACTGGGGCTTCGTCCATTTCCAGTTCCATGCGCAGGCCGTCGGTAAAGCCTTTCACGGCGTGCTTGCTGGCCGAATAGATGGTTTGCAGAATGGCCGTACTTTCCGACAGAATGCTGCCGATGTTGATGATGGCGCCGCCCCGCTGCTTGAGGTGCTTAGTAGCTTCCAGGGAGCCGTAAATCAGGCCCCAGACGTTGGTTTCGAACAGCTTGCGCATATCCTCGACCGGGATATCCTCCAGCTTGCCGTAGATAGATACGCCCGCGTCGTTGATCCAGGTATCGAAGCCGCCGAACTCGGCCTGGGCGGCCTGGGCCACGCGGCGCACGTCTTCCTGGTTGCTCACGTCGGCTACCACATAAGTGGCGTGGCCGCCCTGGTCGTTGATTTCCTCACAGAGCTGGCGTAACGCATTTTCACTGCGGGCAGCCAAGACTAGCTTCGCGCCTTTTTCGGCCGCCATACGGGCCGTCACTAAGCCAATGCCCGAAGAGGCACCGGTAATGACAATTGTTTGAGCAGATAGTTTTTTGAGTTTGGGTGTCATAGCGTAGAAGTGTTCAGGTTGGAATGCTTGCTTCTACGCCCGAAAGCGGGGTTAGATGCATAAAAAATTGCGGCACCCCGTCATTTTAGCGCCTAGAGGCCTTCACCGCACTTCTCAGCCCCGGAAATGATACTTTTGCGCCATGCCCCACACCTTCTACGCCCCCGACCTCGTCGGACCGACCTACACCCTGCCCGAAGACGAAAGCAAGCACGCCGTGCGGGTCCTGCGCCTGGGTTCCGCCGACGCCGTCGTGCTGGTGGATGGCCGCGGTGGTGTATTCCAGGCCGAGGTGGCTGATGCCAACCCCAAACGCTGCCAGCTGCGCGTGACACAAACCGAGCAGATAGCCCGCCGCCCCTACTTTGTGCACGTGGCCGTGGCACCTACTAAAAACCTGGACCGGATGGAGTGGCTGGTTGAAAAGGCGGTGGAAATTGGGGTAGAGCGGATTACGTTTTTGCGCGGCAGCCGCTCGGAGCGGCGGGAGCTAAAGCTGGAGCGCTTGGAGAAAATTGCGGTCAGTGCCCTCAAGCAATCGGGCCAGGCCTGGCTGCCCCAGCTCGATGAGCTAACTGATTTTGCCGCCTTCATCCCGACCGTGGAGCCCGCTACCACCTTTATTGCTCACCTGGAAGAAGGCGAAAGAACCGCTTTATCCCACGTAGCGGCGCAGGGAGCGGGCTGCTGCGTGCTCATCGGCCCCGAAGGCGACTTTACCCCGCAGGAAATCGAATTGGCCCGGCAGCGCGGCATCCGCCCCGTGACGCTGGGAGTTTCCCGGCTGCGCACCGAAACGGCCGCTCTGGCGGCAGTGCACACGGTGCACGTGGTGCGGGAACTAGGCGCGTAAGCCTTATTCTGCCTGCCAGTGCGCTACCAGCGTTTTTCTGTCAGCTTGCCATTAAGGATGCTTGAGGCCTATAAAAAGGGGGTAGTACTCAACCTTCAGCCAACGCCGACGCATCCGCTTGCGAATCAGCAGCGCCCTGCGCTTCTAAAGCTGCCGCGGCTTTGGCCAGCTTTTTCTTGCGCCAGGGCGCGTCCTGCTCCCAGTCGCCGGCCATGATGCAGCCGTAGGGCCGAATTTCGTCTACGATGGTGGCCAGGTTGAACGCCTGAATCTGCCGCTGTACTTCCCCGGCATCCTTATAGGCGCTGGGCAGTTCGGAAATATCAATCTGGTTGAAAAAAAATCGGGCGTCGATGCCCTGGGTTTCTTCGGCAAACAGTTCTTCCTTGGTTTGCCCAATCTTGCTGTACTTGTGGCGGGTGCGGCTTAGATTGCGGCCGGCTCCGTGGGGCGCAAAGCCCAGGTTATTCTCCGTAGTTGTGCCTTCCACTAGCAGAATGGGCTGGGCCATGTTCAGCGGAATAATGCGCGGGCCGGTAATGTCGGGCATGAATTTCGGGTCGAGCGGCGTGGCGCCTTTGGCGTGGTAGTACAGGTCGCCGTCGCGAAACACAAAGTTGTGCTCGTTCCAGAACCGCTGCTGCACGGCCGCGCCCAGCTCCGTGGCAATGGCCTCGTGCAGGCACTGGTGATTTTGCTTGGTCCATTTCCGGATGGTTTGCAGCGCGGCCCAGTACTGCTTTCCTTCCTCCGAGTTACCAGGAATCCAGGCGTTGGGCGGGGCGGTTTCGGGCGAAATAGCTTGGCGGAATCGTTCGGCTACTTTCATACCCTGGGTGTACAATGCCGCGCCAGGGCCCCGGGAGCCGTGGTGAGTCACGAGTACCGTGTCGCCGGTGTTGCGCGAAATGCCCACGTAAAGAAAGTGGTTGCCGTCGCCCTGAGTACCCAGATGCTCATGGGCAAACTTGAGGCTGCGCAACGAGTTGAGAAACGGGTTAGCCCGAAATTCGGCTTCAATTTCGGCAGGCAGCGCAAACTGCTGGCCCTCGGGGCGGCCGCCCGGGCCGAAATGGGTAATCTGCTGGGCGGCGTCCAGCACGCTTTTGGGGGCCGTTTTTCCCAGATTGGTTAGCATCACCGAGCAGCAGATGTCGGCGCTGTGCATACCGGGGTGAATGGCGTTGCGGGCCACCACGATGCCCCCGACCGGAATCGTACCCAGCGGGCCAGCCGGGCAGGCGTCGGGCATGATGGCGCCGGCCACCACCGTGGGCGTGCGCATCAGTTGCTGCATCGACTGCCGGACGTAGGCAATGTTGGCCTGCTCCACGGGGGAGTCGGCGCTGATGTTCTCGTGAAAGGGCACCGCCTGGGTTAGCAGCGGAATTTCCGGGGCGGGCTTCACCGTATCGAGATAGGCGTGCAGGGCCTCGCCTTCCAGGGCGTGCGTATTGATATGCTCCAGAGCTTCTTTAAACCACTTGCCAGGCTTCAAACCCAGGCTTAATAAATCATTACCGGTAATCATAGAGGAAGTCAGTTAGGGCACTAAGCGCATTGGTCAGCACTGCAGCGGGTAGCAAGAAACAACTTTTTGCGGCCAGAGCTCAACTCTTAGGGCCGACAAGGGTGAATTCGACCTAAAACAATAGTTGCTGGTAGAAGCCCACGAACTCCCGCGCCAGTGAATACCCATCCCGCAGCTCAACGTACCGGGGGCTTACGCTGCTGATTTGGGTGAAACCCGCCTTGCGAAACAGCATTTTGGTGCGCGTCAGGTGGTAGTACTGAGAAACCGCAAGCAGGCGGCGGAAGCCCAGGCTGTCTTGTAGACGCAAGGTGTTCTGCACCGTCATCCCGGTGGTATTTCCCTTATTGTCAACGACAATGAGCGAATCAGGCACGCCGTGCTGCCGCAGGTATTCCCGCATCTTGCTGCCCTCATAAAAGCCCTCCTTGCCCAGCCCGCCGCTGACGAGCAGCCGCTGTACCCGCCCCTTCTGATAGAGGTGCAGGCCGCAGTTCAGCCGTTGCCGCAGCCGCTCCGACAAGGTACCGTCCGGGTTGACCGTGTTGCCCAGAATCACGCCCACTTCGGCCCGCTCCCCGGTATCGGTCAGGCCGTCGGCTACCACAAAGCCGGTATGCAACAGGAACCAGGCGGCCAGCAGAGCAGTGGCAAAGTAGACTAGCCGGCGAATTTTCATGCCTTGGGGTGAGGAGTAGCGGTAACCAAACGCGGCAACTTCGCGAATCGTCGGTAACCCGGCAACTACCCCAACGACAACGGAGGCTAATTCGGCCTCAAGATGACCACTCACTGAACTTTGCCACCTGGTCGTTACTTTGTAGTCTATTGGGCATCACCCGCTAGTCCTTTCTTATGCTGAAAAACCTGCTGCTCCCGCTGCTCCTGCTTTTTTCCCTGACGGCCGCCGCGCCCGTGCCCAGCTTCCGCATCGCCAAGCTGCACTACGGTGGCGGGGGCGACTGGTACGCCAATAAAACCAGCCTGCCGAACCTGATCCGCTTCTGCAACCAGGCCCTCAAAACCAACATTGCCCCCGATGAAGCCGTGGTGGAGCTCGACTCGCCGGAGCTGTTCACCTATCCTTTCGTGCACATGACCGGCCACGGCAACGTAGCTTTCACCGAGGCCGAGGCCAAAAACCTGCGGCGCTACCTCACCGGCGGCGGCTTTCTGCACATCGACGACAACTACGGTCTCGACAAGTTTATCCGGCCCGAAATGAAGAAGGTATTTCCCGAACTGGAATTTGTGGAGCTGCCCTACTCCCACCCGATTTACCACCAAAAATATCAGTTTCCCAAGGGCTTACCCAAAGTACACGAGCACGACGGCAAGCGCCCTCAAGGCTTCGGCCTGCTCTATAAAGGTCGGCTGGTGTGCTTCTACAGCTTTGAGTGCGACCTGGGCAACGGCTGGGAAGACGTGGGCACTTACGACGACCCACCCGCTGTGCACGAGGCGGCCCTGCGCATGGGGGCTAACCTGGTGACGTACGCGCTGACCCAGGATTAGTCAAGGAGTGAGCTGGATAGACTGCTTGTCTGGTTTTCTACTCTTAACCGAAGGCACGTTCGCGCTAGATTTCCTACCAGCTCCGATCTTGGGATAAAAGCAGCTCAGCATGGCAGGCACTGTGGCCATGGCAACCATTCCGCTCGGCACAGGCCGGTTTTTTCCGCAGAGCGCTAAAATCTGCCTGCCTGCCTGCCGTAGCCTCCTACGTTTCCCAGTAGCGCCTAACAGGACGTCCCAGGCTAAAACAGCGCAAACGAAAAACCCTTGCTGGCATAACCAGAGCAAAGGTCTTTCGTTTGGGTGAACAGCTGATGTACAAGCTATTACTACAGCATCATTCCGCCCGTTGCTTCGAGGCGCTGCCCATTGAGCCACCCGGCGGCATCCGAGCAGAGGAAGGCGACAATACCCCCGATGTCGTCGGGCTCGGCCACGCGGCCCAGGGCCGTAATCTGGGCCACATAGGCCCGGATTTCGGGCGTATCCAGCATGGCTCCGCCCCCAAATACGGCCCCAGGCGCTACCACATTGGCGGCAATGCCCCGACTGCCGAGCTCCAGGGCCAGGTAGCGCGTGAATACTTCCACTGCGCCTTTCATGCTAGCGTAGGCCGAGCTCCCGGCGAAAGCAACCCGCGTGGTACCGGAGGAAATATTAATAATCCGGCCCCCGTCGCGCAGGAACGGCAACGCCTTTTGCGTGAGGAAGTACACGCCCTTAAAATGAATATTGAGCATTTCGTCAAACTGCGCCTCCGTATTCTCGGCAATAGGGGCAGTGAGGCTGGTCCCAGCGTTGTTGATCAGAAAGTCGAACCGGTCGGTACCAAAGGTATCGGCTAGGGCTGTGGTGACCTGGGCGAAAAACGTATCAAACGTGCTGATGTCGGCGGCGTTCAGCGGCAGGGCCACGGCGCGGCGGCCCAGGGCTTCGATTTCGGCCACTACCGCGGCGGCTTCTGCTTGCTGGCTGCGGTAGGTCAGGACAACGTCGATGCCCTGCTGGGCCAGTTTCAGGGCCATGTCTTTGCCCAGGCCCCGGCTGCCACCGGTGAGCAAGGCGATTTTGGAAGTACGCATAGGGAGTGTAAGTGTGGTGTTGATTTGAACACGACAAAGGTCCCCTGGTCCGTTGGCAGCCGCGTTGTATCGGCCAATCAGTTTTTTGTAGAAATCAATCCAACGCCATTTTCAGAGCCCGAAATGCACCGGGACTCATGGCGGCGTAGCGGCGGAAGAAGTGGGAAAAGTGGGCTACATCGACGAAGCCCAGGCTGTCGGCAATTTCCCACAGCGTCCAGTCAGATTGTTGGAGCAGTACCTTGGCTTCCTGCACCAGTCGCCCGCCGATGAGGTCGGTAGTGGTGCGGCCGGTGCTGTCCTTAAGCACTTTGTTGAGGTGGTTGACGTGCACGGCCAGGTAATCGGCAAAGTCCTTAGCCGTGCGCAGCGGAACCCGTTGCTGGGCCGTAGTCAGGGGAAACTGCTGCTCCAGCAGCTCCACAAAGCGCGAGCTCAGCCGAGCCGCCGCCGAGTGGGCGGGGTGCAGCGCAGTGGCGGGCTGCCGCTTCTGGCCTAGGTGTAACAATTCCAGCACGTAGGCCCGCAGCAGGTCGTACTTGTGGGCGTAGTCAGAGGCCAGTTCCTCCTGCATCTGGCTAAAAATGGCCGTTGCCCGCGCCGATTCGGCGGGTGTTAGCTGAAATACGGGGTAGCCGTCAGCCCGGAACAGGGGCAGCTCGTCGGGGGTGCGCCCCCCCAGCACAGGCAGCAGAAACTCGGCCGTGAACAGGCAAAACTGTCCTTGCTGCGGCTCGGCTGGCCACCACTCAAACGATACTTTGGGCGTCGAAAACACCAGGGCATCGGGCTCAATGGTAATAGCTTGTTGGGCGTACTCGGCGCGGCTACGGCTGCGCAAAAGGCTGATTTTGTAGAATGAGCGGCACGTGTAAGGGGTGGCGGGGCGCATTTGGGTAGGCTCCCAGAGGTCGGCGATGTCAAACACATTAAAATGGCCGACTTCGCGCTGAATGCCGCCGGGTAGCAGCGTGTTCAAATCGAGGCTGGTACAGGGAGCTAACTCCTGGTAGAGCGTATGAAGCGCGGTAGTAGTCATGGGAACAAACCAATTGTAGGATTCAAAGCTACAACAGCTCCTGCAGGAGGCCAAATGGCTGGTATTGCTGAGAGTGACGTCCTGCTGCATCTTCGGCGGCAAGCAGTTTCTCGAGCAGTAGGCCTCTACTGCATCGGCGTTCACGCAAACGGTGGGTTACGCAAGGTTACTCTTTATATACTTACCCGCCGCTGCGGCTGTGCGGCTGCCTGCTAGCACACGCGCTGGTAGGCCACCTGGCGCTGCGCCTCCTGCTCCAATAACAGATTAAGGGACTTCACGAGCCAATAGCGCCATAGATTGAGCTAAGCGAAGACCACTCCCTACTCGAACTTGCGTTTCAGGATTTCGCTCAGAATGAAGGCCTCCCGCAAATCGGTGGGGGTGCGGAGCCGGTCGGTGATGACGCGCCGGGCCACGGGAGCCGGAGCGGTGGGCCGGGGGCGGCGTAGCGGGTTGTCGGCGGCTGGGTGGTCCATGCCGGTATTGCGGCGGGCGGGAGCCACCGTTTTTTCCAGGGACGTATTCGTCGCGCGGCGCTCCTGCGACTGGGCCTTGCGCGCGGGCTGTTCCAGGGTGCGGGCCTTGGGGGCTGCTGCTTCCTGCGGCAGGCGTCGGCCCGCGGGCGTCGTCGGGGCAGGCACACTAGGGTTGCCGCGCTGGTTCTGCTGCTGCATCTGCTTGAGCAGTTCGTCAAAGGAGGAGCCTGGCAGCGGAGCCCGGCGGACCGAGGGCCGCTCCTGCTGCTCGCGCCGGGCTGTTTCGCGCATTTTCTGCACCATGCGCCACACGAAGACAACAAGCCCACCCAGAATCAGCAGCAGTACTTTGAGTTTTTCCATAGCAAAAGTCAGCCCCGGTAACGCAGAAAAGGTACGCCTTTTTGGGACGTACCTTTTCAATTTCTAGCAACTATTGCGTCAGGACGTGGCTACCGCACCCCTTTTTCGGGGAAACGGCCGGTTTTGGTGCGGTAAAATGCCTTGATATCCTCCAGGTCCTTTTCATAGTCGCCGGTGGGCCAGAAGGCAGGGCCCACGCCGGCTTCCTTATTCTTATAGTCGAGGTAGCCGAGCAGAATCGGCACATTGGCACCCATGGCAGCGAAGTAGAAGCCTTTTTTCCAGCGGGGCTGGTAGGCGCGCGTGCCTTCGGGGGTGATGAGAATGACCAGTTCCTCCCGCTCGTTGAAAAGCTGCACCATGCCGTCAACAAGGCTGTTATTTTTCTGCCGGTCGACGGGCAGCGCGCCCAAAGCCAGCATCAGCTTGCCCAGCACGGGAATATCCACCCAGGATTTTTTCACCGTAAAGCGCACGTCCACGTCCATCAGGTAAAAGGCAGCGCGGGCAAACATGAAGTCCCAGTTGCTGGTGTGGGGCGCGGCAATCATCATGCTTTTGGGAATACCGGGCGGCACCTGAGGACCTAAACGCCAACCCGTTATCCAAAACCAGAAACGGGAGAATTGATACCAGAACGTAGAAGTCTTTCGTGCTTTTTCCATGCAAAGAGGTGTGGCTACCACTAAAATGGCAGTAATCAGAAGCCAAAACTAAAGAAATTTCAATCCTGCCCCGCGGGGAAATCCTCGGCTAAGCACTGGCGTAGGGCTTCGGCCTGGGTCATGGTGTAGGCATAGCCAATGTTGAATATTTCACTGGCCCGCCGCAAATCCGTCACGCGGTACTGCTGCAACGCAGGCGGCTCCAGCACGATGGCACACTGGGCCAGGCGGGGCTGCACATTCATGGAAATAGCCAAATACGCTGTCCGCTCCCCTACTTCCCGCAGGGTCGTCAAAGGCGCCTCGGGGCTCATCGGGTTGCAGTGCACACCCACTACGGCCAGATTGCTTTGCAGCAGCAACGGCTCCACGGGCAAGTTGTTCATCACGCCTCCATCCACCAATACCTGCCCCTGCCACTCCACCGGCCGGCACACAATGGGCACGGCCGCGGCCCCCAGCAAAGGCGGAATCAGCGGTCCATCCTGAAAATATACCGTCTGGCCCGCCGTTAAGTCGGTGGCTACCAGCGTGAGCGGCACTTTGAGCTCGGCAAAAGTCGGGGCGGCACCCAAATAGTGCTGGTAGAGCTTTTCGACCAAGTCGAGGCGCACCAGGCCCAGGCGAAACGAGGGCCGCAGCAGGCGCACGAAGCGGGTGTCGGTCAGGAGTTGGTAAATCTGCCGGGGCGGAAAGCCCGCCGCGTAGAAAGCCCCGGCAATGGCCCCGGAGCTGACGCCGGCAATGTGGCCGATGGGTAATTCCAGCTCATCCAAAGCCTGGAGCACGCCCAAATGGGCAATTCCGCGCGCGGCGCCTCCCGACAAGGCCAATCCGAGCTTGCGCATAAGGGCAGGGTTAAGTAGTTACGTCCGAGTCAGCCTACAGGTCTTCGAGGCGGAAGGTTTCGGCCAGGCGCACACCTTTTTCGGTGTGCTGCACCGTGCAGCAAGGCACCGTAGGGTCATGCTCCAGCAGCAGCACCCAGTTTTCGTCGGCGGCCCGGCGCAGCACGGCTTCCTTCTCGGTCATCGTCACCAGGGGGCGCATATCGTAGCTCATCACGTAGGGCAGCGGAATGTGCCCCGTAGAAGGCAGCAAATCGGCCATAAACGCCAGTTTCCGACCTTTGTAGTCCACCAGGGGCACCATCATCTTCTCGGTATGGCCGTCGGCAAACACAATTTCCCGCAGCTGTGACAATTCAGCCGGCACGCCCACAGCGGGGTCTACAAAGCGCAGATGGCCGCTCTCCTGGATGGGCAGGATGTTTTCCTTCAGGAAGCTGGCTTTTTCCCGGGGGTTGGGCTGCACGGCCCAGTCCCAGTGGGCCTCGTTGCTCCAGTACGTCGCGTTGGGGAAGGCCGGATCCAGCTTGCCGTCGGCGGAGCGCACCACCGAGCCGCCGCAGTGGTCGAAGTGCAGGTGGGTCAGAAATACGTCGGTAATGTCGGCCGAAGTGAAGCCCCGCTGCCGCAGCGACTTTTCCAGGGTATCGTCGCCGTGCAGGTAGAAATGGCCCCGGAACTTCTCGTCCTGCTTGTCACCAATGCCGTTGTCGACCAGCAGCAGGCGGTTGCCGTCCTCGATGAGCAAACAGCGCATGGCCCAGGTACACATGTTGTTGGCGTCGGGTGGGTTGAGCTTCTGCCACATGGATTTGGGTACTACGCCAAACATAGCGCCGCCATCGAGCTTGAACAGGCCGGTATCGAGGGTATGAACCGTCATTGGGAAAGGAGGTTAGGTGGGAGTCAGGGAATCGGCGGAAAGGTAGCAAGGAATAAAAAAAACGTCATGCCCGGCTCCGCAGAACCCAGCATGACGTCTTCCTTACGCC
Above is a genomic segment from Hymenobacter cellulosivorans containing:
- a CDS encoding peptide MFS transporter translates to MQTTSAVREQPSTQQGHPPGLYLLFFTEMWERFSYYGMRGLLMLYLSKTAIEGGLGIDAASASLIYGYFTGFVYLTPIIGGWLADKYIGQRRAILIGGLTMALGQFFLFMQPTLSTEGALFGLPWPTLLGLLLLILGNGFFKPNISTIVGKLYEQGDPRRDAAFTIFYMGINTGAFLAPLVCGYFAEDLFATKTLVNGAEQVASYGFRYGFLAAGVGMLLGQLAFNLLGKRFLGDVGMYPEGRNEGTTVEKAPLTKEETDRMAVIFIITLFVVFFWAGFEQAGSSLTLYTDKFIDREVGGFLIPTSWFQSVNAGFIVLLGAPVAALWVYLGRRGKDLSIPVKMGLGMVLLGVGFLFMVGAVMERGGDVADQAIKASIWWLLATYFFHTIGELCLSPVGLSMVSRLSPAALTSMLMGVWFLAPFVAQIAGGYIAAYVEELGALKVFGLIAGFVILAGLILIAIAKKLFHMMHGRG
- the pckA gene encoding phosphoenolpyruvate carboxykinase (ATP); protein product: MDTAATTSLRNRLQPLGFSQTGEVHLNLTPAELVEHALRRGEGTLTDTGALMADTGKFTGRSPKDRFVVKDANTADSVWWGDINIAFDADKFDQLHTKMVNYLADKELYVREAYAGANPDYQLKLRVVNELAWHNLFCYNMFLRPEEGADTSWLPDFTIICAPGFEADPAVDGTRQANFAILNFTKKMILIGGTGYAGEMKKGIFGVLNYLLPHEHNTLSMHCSANVGEDGDTAVFFGLSGTGKTTLSADPNRGLIGDDEHGWTPDAGIFNFEGGCYAKVIDLSREKEPQIWDAIKFGSIVENTRFIPGTHTVDYANKSVTENTRTAYPINYIDNAIEPSVADAPKNIFFLTADAFGVLPPISKLDKSHAMYHFMSGYTAKVAGTEMGITEPQTTFSACFGAVFLPLHPTKYAEMLGQKMDENPDVNVWLINTGWTGGSYGVGSRMKLGYTRAMITAALNGELNDVTFTKHPIFGVEVPAAVPGVPTDILDPRNTWADKEAYDKTAASLADKFVNNFQKYADFANEEILAGAPKVAEVTA
- a CDS encoding SDR family oxidoreductase yields the protein MTPKLKKLSAQTIVITGASSGIGLVTARMAAEKGAKLVLAARSENALRQLCEEINDQGGHATYVVADVSNQEDVRRVAQAAQAEFGGFDTWINDAGVSIYGKLEDIPVEDMRKLFETNVWGLIYGSLEATKHLKQRGGAIINIGSILSESTAILQTIYSASKHAVKGFTDGLRMELEMDEAPVVVTLIKPAAIDTPYPLHAKNYMEREAQHAPPAYAPETVARAILHCCEVPEREITVGGGGKMITSMATLAPRLLDKFMENVFAKQEKADYAPRPRNQNGLDHAAGRLEERGNYPGHTRESSYYTTATLHPLVTAAVAGAVGLGVAALVRKSRTGTGSATDAANLQESHSAQWVE
- a CDS encoding 16S rRNA (uracil(1498)-N(3))-methyltransferase, translated to MPHTFYAPDLVGPTYTLPEDESKHAVRVLRLGSADAVVLVDGRGGVFQAEVADANPKRCQLRVTQTEQIARRPYFVHVAVAPTKNLDRMEWLVEKAVEIGVERITFLRGSRSERRELKLERLEKIAVSALKQSGQAWLPQLDELTDFAAFIPTVEPATTFIAHLEEGERTALSHVAAQGAGCCVLIGPEGDFTPQEIELARQRGIRPVTLGVSRLRTETAALAAVHTVHVVRELGA
- a CDS encoding RtcB family protein, with protein sequence MITGNDLLSLGLKPGKWFKEALEHINTHALEGEALHAYLDTVKPAPEIPLLTQAVPFHENISADSPVEQANIAYVRQSMQQLMRTPTVVAGAIMPDACPAGPLGTIPVGGIVVARNAIHPGMHSADICCSVMLTNLGKTAPKSVLDAAQQITHFGPGGRPEGQQFALPAEIEAEFRANPFLNSLRSLKFAHEHLGTQGDGNHFLYVGISRNTGDTVLVTHHGSRGPGAALYTQGMKVAERFRQAISPETAPPNAWIPGNSEEGKQYWAALQTIRKWTKQNHQCLHEAIATELGAAVQQRFWNEHNFVFRDGDLYYHAKGATPLDPKFMPDITGPRIIPLNMAQPILLVEGTTTENNLGFAPHGAGRNLSRTRHKYSKIGQTKEELFAEETQGIDARFFFNQIDISELPSAYKDAGEVQRQIQAFNLATIVDEIRPYGCIMAGDWEQDAPWRKKKLAKAAAALEAQGAADSQADASALAEG
- a CDS encoding YdcF family protein, translating into MKIRRLVYFATALLAAWFLLHTGFVVADGLTDTGERAEVGVILGNTVNPDGTLSERLRQRLNCGLHLYQKGRVQRLLVSGGLGKEGFYEGSKMREYLRQHGVPDSLIVVDNKGNTTGMTVQNTLRLQDSLGFRRLLAVSQYYHLTRTKMLFRKAGFTQISSVSPRYVELRDGYSLAREFVGFYQQLLF
- a CDS encoding DUF4159 domain-containing protein — its product is MLKNLLLPLLLLFSLTAAAPVPSFRIAKLHYGGGGDWYANKTSLPNLIRFCNQALKTNIAPDEAVVELDSPELFTYPFVHMTGHGNVAFTEAEAKNLRRYLTGGGFLHIDDNYGLDKFIRPEMKKVFPELEFVELPYSHPIYHQKYQFPKGLPKVHEHDGKRPQGFGLLYKGRLVCFYSFECDLGNGWEDVGTYDDPPAVHEAALRMGANLVTYALTQD